A stretch of the Rhinoderma darwinii isolate aRhiDar2 chromosome 3, aRhiDar2.hap1, whole genome shotgun sequence genome encodes the following:
- the LOC142750306 gene encoding histone H2A-like, with the protein MSERKSLRGKRRATARSRTSRAGLKFPVGRIHRFLRKRNYGRRFSSDAPVFLAAVMEYMTAEILVGAGIAALRRNSCRITPRHLQLAMHRDVELDELLKNVIVAQGGIVPKIQAEPRWYVQINQHSPGI; encoded by the coding sequence atGTCAGAAAGAAAAAGTCTGAGAGGAAAGAGAAGAGCCACAGCCAGGAGCAGAACATCCAGGGCTGGCCTGAAGTTTCCAGTCGGCCGTATACACCGCTTTCTGAGGAAACGGAATTATGGCAGACGCTTCAGTTCTGATGCTCCAGTGTTCCTGGCCGCTGTGATGGAGTATATGACTGCAGAGATCCTGGTTGGCGCCGGCATCGCAGCCCTACGTCGTAATAGCTGCCGCATTACACCTCGTCACCTACAGCTGGCAATGCATCGAGATGTGGAGCTGGACGAGCTGCTTAAAAATGTCATCGTAGCGCAGGGGGGCATCGTGCCTAAGATCCAGGCCGAGCCCCGCTGGTACGTCCAGATAAACCAACACTCTCCAGGCATCTAA
- the LOC142750307 gene encoding histone H2A-like yields MSERESLRGKRRATARSRTSRAGLKFPVGRIHRFLRKRNYGRRFSSVAPVFLAAVMEYMTAEILVGAGIAALRRNSCRITPRHLQLAMHRDVELDELLKNVIVAQGGIVPKIQAEPRWYVQINQRSPGI; encoded by the coding sequence atGTCAGAAAGAGAAAGTCTGAGAGGAAAGAGAAGAGCCACAGCCAGGAGCAGAACATCCAGGGCTGGCCTGAAGTTTCCAGTCGGCCGTATACACCGCTTTCTGAGGAAACGGAATTATGGCAGACGCTTCAGTTCTGTTGCTCCAGTGTTCCTGGCCGCTGTGATGGAGTATATGACTGCAGAGATCCTGGTTGGCGCCGGCATCGCAGCCCTACGTCGTAATAGCTGCCGCATTACACCTCGTCACCTACAGCTGGCAATGCATCGAGATGTGGAGCTGGACGAGCTGCTTAAAAATGTCATCGTAGCGCAGGGGGGCATCGTGCCTAAGATCCAGGCCGAGCCCCGCTGGTACGTCCAGATAAACCAACGCTCTCCAGGCATCTAA
- the LOC142750308 gene encoding histone H2A-like yields the protein MSERESLRGKRRATARSRTSRAGLKFPVGRIHRFLRKRNYGRRFSSDAPVFLAAVMEYMTAEILVGAGITALRRNSCRITPRHLQLAMHRDVELDELLKNIIVAQGGIVPKIQAEPRWYVQINQRSPGI from the coding sequence atGTCAGAAAGAGAAAGTCTGAGAGGAAAGAGAAGAGCCACAGCCAGGAGCAGAACATCCAGGGCTGGCCTGAAGTTTCCAGTTGGCCGTATACACCGCTTTCTGAGGAAACGGAATTATGGCAGACGCTTCAGTTCTGATGCTCCAGTGTTCCTGGCCGCTGTGATGGAGTATATGACTGCAGAGATCCTGGTTGGCGCCGGCATCACAGCCCTACGTCGTAATAGCTGCCGCATTACACCTCGTCACCTACAGCTGGCAATGCATCGAGATGTGGAGCTGGACGAGCTGCTTAAAAATATCATCGTAGCGCAGGGGGGCATCGTGCCTAAGATCCAGGCCGAGCCCCGCTGGTACGTCCAGATAAACCAACGCTCTCCAGGCATCTAA